A genomic segment from bacterium encodes:
- a CDS encoding T9SS type A sorting domain-containing protein, with product MKVARGLLLLIFICASQVMGQTSITVQQYAIDSSTSAVFNPLSIPRFQIAPLSGAGDVVFYTHGFTGNNAFVMTYNLDSTVRWVGKNAGALNDLDHAHISVYRDTVYLGRNSDNRLYALTRTGVDSLQTLFTYQWPLTETDLYIASAYRLPGSDTVISISRGLDDNNSIRYWISTDKGQSFGPQQYLVNREGTGRVRIGGMIYDNTVAVVVDSGDYSIGWYTWNRTTRQWMNDGKTFNRSMYRGFAGNAYMDTIRFMIGSRDNVSGGIDSVLWAFKSKNASTWTQGAFRSFTADVAVPPYVALTYIEASRRLVLFYTQSDYANDDSVSVYMRYWRPEITNWSSPTRVSRGRYVWKVTTAQKVPASHGDVCYAMYPCERTVGGSNYNFADVVRITFDENDVTPPATIQDLGATFGDTPSQVRLTWTAPGGDGTSGNAEFYVVKSSANPINASNWGTALTVPTYPPVPGNVGDPQQFVVSGLPAGQATYFAVRSYDAAGNESPVSNSAFIDLSLPVDDPSKPENMATRIGTIYPNPFNGSTRINYQVGERSPVSLTIYDICGRRVNKMLDATLARGEYSTVWNGTDDRGNEVGSGVYFCHIAASGWADSRKLVYLK from the coding sequence ATGAAAGTTGCTCGCGGACTCCTTCTCTTGATCTTCATATGCGCCTCGCAGGTCATGGGGCAGACTTCTATCACGGTGCAGCAATACGCCATCGATAGCAGTACCTCTGCGGTCTTTAACCCGCTGTCGATTCCGCGTTTTCAGATCGCCCCACTCTCTGGCGCCGGCGATGTGGTCTTCTACACGCATGGATTTACCGGCAATAACGCGTTTGTTATGACCTACAATCTTGATTCGACCGTACGCTGGGTCGGCAAAAACGCCGGAGCCCTCAACGATCTCGATCATGCGCACATTTCAGTATATCGTGACACCGTTTACCTGGGGCGCAATAGCGATAATCGACTTTATGCTCTGACCCGCACGGGCGTGGACTCCCTGCAAACGCTCTTTACCTATCAGTGGCCGCTGACAGAGACGGACCTGTACATTGCGTCGGCCTACCGTCTCCCGGGATCAGATACAGTGATATCGATCTCGCGTGGACTCGACGATAACAACAGTATCCGCTATTGGATCTCCACCGACAAAGGACAGAGCTTTGGACCGCAGCAGTATCTCGTCAATCGCGAAGGTACCGGTCGCGTTCGCATCGGCGGCATGATCTACGACAATACCGTTGCGGTCGTGGTCGACTCAGGTGACTATTCAATCGGATGGTATACCTGGAATCGAACGACCCGCCAATGGATGAACGACGGCAAAACGTTTAATCGCTCGATGTATCGCGGCTTTGCCGGCAATGCCTACATGGATACCATTCGATTTATGATCGGTTCACGGGATAACGTGTCCGGCGGCATTGACTCAGTACTGTGGGCTTTCAAGAGCAAGAATGCTTCCACCTGGACACAGGGTGCGTTTCGGAGCTTTACGGCCGATGTCGCCGTTCCGCCATACGTGGCATTGACCTATATTGAGGCCTCGCGCCGCCTGGTGCTTTTCTATACGCAGTCCGACTATGCCAACGATGATTCCGTTTCAGTTTACATGCGGTACTGGCGCCCAGAGATAACCAACTGGTCCTCTCCAACCCGTGTCTCGCGTGGGCGATATGTCTGGAAAGTAACGACGGCACAAAAGGTACCGGCCTCGCACGGCGATGTCTGCTACGCGATGTATCCGTGCGAACGGACGGTTGGCGGCAGCAATTACAATTTTGCCGATGTAGTCCGGATCACGTTTGACGAAAATGACGTCACTCCTCCCGCTACGATACAAGATCTTGGCGCGACCTTCGGCGACACGCCGAGTCAGGTGCGGCTTACCTGGACAGCCCCCGGAGGCGATGGCACCAGCGGTAATGCCGAATTTTATGTCGTGAAGTCTTCGGCCAATCCGATCAATGCGTCGAATTGGGGGACCGCCCTGACTGTCCCAACCTACCCGCCGGTCCCCGGCAATGTGGGTGATCCGCAGCAGTTTGTTGTCAGCGGACTTCCCGCGGGACAGGCGACCTACTTCGCTGTTCGCTCGTACGATGCTGCCGGCAATGAGTCACCGGTCTCGAATTCAGCCTTTATTGATCTTTCTCTTCCGGTCGATGATCCCAGCAAACCGGAGAATATGGCCACCCGGATCGGCACGATCTATCCCAATCCATTCAATGGATCGACCCGCATCAACTATCAGGTCGGGGAACGATCTCCGGTCAGCCTGACGATCTACGATATTTGTGGCCGACGGGTGAATAAAATGCTTGATGCCACCCTTGCCCGTGGCGAGTATTCGACCGTCTGGAACGGGACTGATGATCGCGGGAATGAAGTCGGCTCAGGCGTCTATTTCTGCCATATCGCGGCCAGCGGATGGGCCGACTCGCGAAAGCTGGTCTATCTTAAGTGA
- a CDS encoding phenylacetate--CoA ligase family protein translates to MTIYASLLRRFALPWTLSRDNRQSALAHWRFFEESQFWSRSQLLEYQQQKLTALIRHAYDTTPYYKRIFDERGLKPTDIRSADDLVKLPILARKDLFDHGNDIRSRSFSDAQTHKLLTGGTTGQQAVLYRDQESLNIKLGMAWRHEHWVGAEPCDKMAYYWPAHIDFHHDESLKQRIKQRYVLRQLMSYTGGGSEDSLGQVYRDSVAFNPRMIKAFPSALLRFTEYLKQHNLKYPRLVGIMSTGEVLYQRDKELFEEFYQCRVFDMYGSRETGNTACECNQHRGRHIAVETSLLEVVKDGQPLPADQDGEYLITDLTNYGFPLIRYQINDYGRILSESCSCGRHLPMMGSTVGRTHDRVTMLDGREINGNTLLYHLTTDDVHRIGQLQIVQQQVTRFLIRVNRRPEPTEATFAFIRGQMRKLLGDIEVLIEVVDEIPRDPSGKVRSLISELGKVSSPDRG, encoded by the coding sequence ATGACGATCTATGCTTCACTGCTCCGACGTTTTGCGCTTCCGTGGACTTTGTCGCGGGATAACCGGCAATCTGCGCTGGCTCACTGGCGATTCTTCGAAGAAAGCCAGTTCTGGTCGCGTTCCCAATTGCTGGAGTATCAGCAGCAGAAATTGACTGCACTGATACGCCATGCTTACGACACAACGCCCTACTACAAGCGGATCTTCGACGAGCGCGGACTGAAACCGACGGATATTCGATCCGCTGATGATCTTGTCAAACTGCCTATCCTCGCGCGAAAAGATCTGTTTGACCACGGCAATGATATCCGATCGCGGTCATTCAGCGACGCCCAGACGCACAAATTATTGACGGGCGGTACTACCGGCCAACAGGCCGTCCTTTACCGCGATCAGGAGAGTCTGAATATCAAACTGGGAATGGCCTGGCGACATGAACACTGGGTTGGAGCAGAACCATGTGACAAGATGGCCTACTACTGGCCCGCTCATATCGACTTTCACCATGATGAATCGTTGAAGCAACGGATCAAACAACGCTATGTTCTGCGTCAGTTGATGTCTTATACCGGAGGGGGAAGCGAAGATTCTCTCGGTCAGGTCTATCGTGATTCAGTCGCTTTCAATCCGCGCATGATCAAGGCCTTTCCCTCTGCATTGCTTCGTTTCACCGAGTATCTGAAACAGCACAACTTGAAATACCCGAGACTGGTCGGGATCATGTCGACCGGCGAAGTTCTCTATCAGCGTGACAAGGAGCTGTTCGAGGAATTCTACCAATGTCGGGTCTTTGACATGTATGGTTCTCGCGAAACCGGTAATACTGCCTGCGAATGCAACCAACACCGCGGCCGCCATATCGCCGTGGAAACCAGTCTGCTTGAAGTCGTCAAAGATGGTCAGCCACTGCCTGCCGATCAGGACGGCGAATACCTGATCACCGACCTGACCAACTACGGCTTCCCGCTGATCCGTTACCAGATCAATGACTATGGACGGATATTATCAGAATCATGTTCTTGCGGACGACACCTTCCCATGATGGGCTCAACCGTTGGTCGCACCCATGATCGGGTCACTATGCTTGATGGTCGGGAGATCAATGGCAATACGCTGTTGTATCACCTGACCACCGATGATGTACACCGGATCGGTCAACTGCAGATAGTACAGCAACAGGTTACCCGCTTTTTGATCAGAGTTAATCGCCGCCCGGAACCGACTGAAGCAACTTTTGCGTTCATTCGCGGTCAGATGAGGAAACTTCTCGGCGATATCGAGGTTCTGATAGAAGTCGTCGATGAAATACCCCGCGATCCGTCGGGCAAGGTCCGATCGCTGATCAGCGAACTGGGCAAGGTCTCCAGTCCCGACCGCGGTTGA
- a CDS encoding O-antigen ligase family protein, translated as MALRDQNITVGTSKSFITPAHVYWAALILISLTMGALALFVDPLYVIAGIICIVVGTIMVKYQFFGLVVYLAVFTLRIGEMYPALAALRLELLLGGSLSVMTLLANKYRYGSLMIPRSSLNTFFLFILVAMGMSLMLSACKDCTVDMTIEMVKLGIFFLMIILNVDTQKRLETFLWLFLILNFKLSFDIMWGYYHGAGIVKGDLTRASGGNSTMDNFNGIAITMNTLIPFTYYLFLHYKSAFKKIIMGGMLALFVWTMIITGSRGGLLGFCAILGLIWWQSKHKGVMAFGLLAFALIAWTVLGDASKERYMTIFSDDLDESSQGRIDSWIDGLQLFLTKPIFGVGAGAFAWARVENFGTYLNAHSLYIQVIAELGLVGITAYFCFIRDIFRVNWRTVKLIESRPNPNRFLAPFARATIITCGSMLVTGLFAHSAYRYTWYFMAAMTVVAEQIARRNEMEFMKEDEAAAAAEAEGTVAEEGSL; from the coding sequence ATGGCACTCAGAGATCAGAACATAACAGTCGGAACGAGCAAGTCGTTCATCACTCCTGCCCATGTCTATTGGGCGGCTCTGATTCTCATTTCGCTCACCATGGGTGCGCTGGCTCTTTTCGTTGACCCCCTCTATGTGATCGCCGGCATCATCTGTATCGTGGTCGGGACGATTATGGTCAAGTACCAGTTCTTTGGTCTGGTAGTCTATCTCGCGGTCTTTACTCTTCGCATCGGTGAAATGTACCCTGCCCTGGCGGCGCTCCGCCTTGAGTTGCTGCTGGGTGGCTCGCTGTCGGTCATGACGTTGCTTGCCAACAAGTATCGTTACGGCAGCCTCATGATCCCCCGAAGTTCGCTCAACACCTTCTTCTTGTTTATTCTGGTCGCGATGGGGATGTCGCTGATGCTCTCCGCCTGCAAAGACTGTACGGTCGACATGACGATCGAAATGGTCAAGCTGGGGATCTTCTTTCTGATGATCATCCTCAATGTCGACACGCAAAAACGACTGGAGACGTTCCTCTGGCTTTTCCTCATCCTGAATTTCAAGCTCTCGTTCGATATTATGTGGGGATATTATCATGGCGCCGGGATCGTCAAGGGAGATCTGACGCGCGCATCCGGCGGCAATTCCACCATGGACAATTTCAACGGGATCGCGATCACCATGAACACGTTGATCCCCTTCACCTATTATCTTTTCCTCCACTATAAGTCAGCCTTTAAGAAGATCATCATGGGAGGTATGCTGGCGCTGTTTGTCTGGACAATGATCATCACCGGCTCCCGCGGTGGCCTGCTCGGATTTTGCGCCATTCTTGGCCTGATCTGGTGGCAATCGAAACATAAGGGGGTCATGGCATTCGGGCTGTTGGCCTTCGCCCTCATCGCCTGGACCGTGCTCGGGGACGCCTCCAAGGAACGGTACATGACGATCTTCTCCGATGACCTTGATGAGTCATCACAGGGGAGAATCGATTCCTGGATCGACGGGCTTCAGCTCTTTCTCACTAAACCGATCTTCGGAGTTGGGGCAGGCGCATTCGCCTGGGCGCGAGTCGAAAACTTTGGAACGTATCTAAACGCCCACAGTCTCTATATCCAGGTGATCGCCGAGCTTGGCCTTGTTGGTATCACCGCTTATTTCTGTTTCATTCGGGATATCTTCCGCGTCAACTGGAGGACAGTGAAATTGATCGAGTCGCGACCGAATCCGAACAGATTTCTAGCGCCGTTTGCCCGCGCCACGATCATTACCTGCGGTTCCATGCTGGTTACCGGGCTGTTCGCTCACTCGGCTTATCGATACACCTGGTACTTTATGGCGGCGATGACAGTCGTGGCGGAACAGATCGCCAGACGGAATGAAATGGAGTTCATGAAAGAAGACGAAGCAGCCGCGGCCGCCGAGGCCGAGGGAACAGTCGCCGAAGAGGGAAGCCTATGA
- a CDS encoding glycosyltransferase family 4 protein, translating to MKKVLIVTYVFPPMAAVGGQRLVNFCKFLPEYGWEPVVLTVQGGTNSAWDESPLADIPNVKIYRTRTFEPLQQWEARQRGNKPQAKSTTETPTISTAPAASGQSFLSSIKRTVRLALSVPDHAIFWVPLGFATGKRVIREEKIDAVFSSSPPVSAHLLASALAHSAKLPHIVDFRDLWTLNHAYPLRRYPEAFVRYDRFWERRVLSRAAHVTTASPGFSSQMESHLDGRLASRVTTITNGFDYREVDLTKDFTTPGSHDTMRFFYAGSLYGEFNPIFFLECLQSWMTQDQIDPTSVQVDFYGNSDRDYSILVERLGLTGRVTFHGFKSRKELLPLFPQADCLLLFLGFGEQYATVIPAKVFDYLAAGTEILALAPAGVSTGLIEKYNAGSALHTSDREKLIATLRQLYQKWKTNKDRKRMFRHIPEIDRRQLTGELAKLLDRMTAQG from the coding sequence ATGAAAAAAGTACTGATTGTTACATATGTTTTTCCGCCCATGGCGGCAGTCGGCGGCCAGCGATTGGTCAACTTCTGTAAATTTCTCCCTGAATATGGCTGGGAGCCGGTCGTCCTGACCGTGCAGGGGGGAACCAATTCTGCCTGGGATGAATCTCCGCTGGCGGACATTCCCAACGTCAAGATCTACCGGACTCGCACATTCGAACCTCTGCAGCAATGGGAAGCCAGACAGCGGGGGAATAAACCGCAGGCCAAGTCAACCACCGAAACTCCAACAATAAGCACAGCTCCGGCCGCATCAGGGCAGTCATTTCTTTCGTCGATCAAGCGAACCGTTCGCCTGGCCTTGTCGGTTCCGGATCATGCCATCTTCTGGGTGCCGCTCGGCTTTGCTACCGGGAAGAGAGTGATTCGCGAGGAGAAGATCGACGCGGTGTTTTCATCGTCGCCACCGGTCTCGGCGCATCTCTTGGCCTCAGCACTGGCCCATTCAGCAAAACTTCCGCATATCGTTGATTTTCGCGATCTCTGGACCCTGAATCATGCCTATCCTTTGCGACGATACCCCGAAGCATTTGTCCGGTACGACCGCTTTTGGGAGCGGCGCGTTCTTTCGCGCGCGGCGCATGTTACCACTGCTTCGCCCGGCTTTAGCAGCCAGATGGAGAGCCACCTCGATGGCCGACTCGCCTCTCGCGTCACAACCATTACCAATGGATTTGACTACCGCGAAGTTGACCTGACTAAAGACTTTACCACTCCCGGCTCACACGACACTATGCGCTTTTTTTATGCGGGATCATTGTACGGCGAATTCAACCCGATCTTCTTCCTGGAGTGCCTGCAGAGCTGGATGACCCAGGACCAAATCGACCCGACTTCCGTCCAGGTCGATTTTTATGGCAATAGTGACCGCGATTACTCCATCTTAGTGGAGCGGTTGGGACTGACCGGACGGGTGACCTTTCACGGCTTTAAATCGCGCAAGGAGCTTCTCCCGCTCTTCCCGCAGGCGGATTGCCTGTTGCTGTTCCTCGGTTTTGGCGAGCAGTATGCAACCGTCATCCCGGCCAAAGTGTTTGATTATCTGGCGGCCGGGACAGAGATACTCGCGCTGGCTCCGGCCGGTGTATCCACCGGATTGATCGAAAAATACAACGCCGGCTCGGCGCTCCATACCTCGGATCGTGAAAAGTTGATCGCAACCCTGCGGCAGTTGTATCAGAAATGGAAAACGAATAAGGATCGAAAGCGGATGTTCCGGCATATTCCGGAGATTGACCGTCGACAGTTGACCGGAGAGTTGGCAAAGCTCCTCGACCGAATGACCGCTCAGGGTTAG
- a CDS encoding SGNH/GDSL hydrolase family protein, producing MGKPMLVLSVIVALVGILASLYLYKELRSLKYQQAKMEDSYAESIASVNTLTDMIDRKVEHRAVFLHHSVGRGILNQGGLRDSLLDIGVLVRGATYGDEIGEETDMCDWAPKFESDMERIFNFKAHPNQYYSEGFANDIVIFKSCYPNSNIGTADASSPVPAQRQKTMDNYTGYFKSLAATFKKYPNKLFVYMTAPPLAPERTTPENAARARSFNQWLQNEFIPAYQQETGLRNFVVFDLFDLLANPENLLKEQFRTERPGDSHPNIAGYQAAANGFMQFFQPVWAQFQNANLAQQPQAAK from the coding sequence ATGGGCAAGCCAATGCTTGTTCTCTCGGTCATAGTCGCTCTGGTAGGAATTCTGGCCTCGCTCTATCTCTACAAGGAACTGCGTTCCTTAAAATATCAGCAGGCAAAGATGGAAGACTCCTACGCTGAGAGCATCGCCTCAGTCAACACCTTGACCGACATGATTGACCGCAAGGTAGAGCACCGCGCAGTGTTTCTGCATCATTCGGTAGGCCGGGGAATCCTAAACCAAGGGGGACTCCGTGACAGCCTGCTGGATATTGGCGTCCTGGTTCGCGGAGCTACTTACGGGGATGAGATCGGCGAGGAAACCGACATGTGTGACTGGGCCCCCAAGTTCGAATCCGATATGGAACGGATCTTCAATTTCAAAGCCCATCCAAACCAGTACTATTCCGAGGGCTTTGCCAACGATATCGTGATCTTCAAATCCTGTTATCCGAACAGCAATATCGGGACAGCGGATGCCTCCTCCCCGGTACCGGCTCAACGCCAAAAGACGATGGATAACTACACCGGTTACTTCAAGTCGCTGGCGGCCACCTTCAAGAAGTACCCCAACAAGCTGTTCGTTTACATGACGGCTCCGCCTTTGGCTCCCGAGCGGACCACGCCGGAAAACGCCGCCCGTGCGCGGTCATTCAACCAGTGGTTGCAGAACGAATTTATCCCGGCCTACCAGCAGGAAACCGGACTTCGGAATTTTGTGGTCTTTGATCTGTTTGATCTCCTGGCCAATCCGGAGAATCTGCTCAAGGAGCAGTTCCGTACTGAACGGCCGGGCGACTCCCATCCCAATATTGCCGGCTATCAGGCGGCGGCTAACGGCTTTATGCAGTTCTTCCAGCCTGTCTGGGCACAATTTCAGAACGCCAACCTGGCTCAGCAGCCTCAGGCGGCTAAGTAG